From the genome of Colwellia psychrerythraea 34H, one region includes:
- a CDS encoding efflux RND transporter permease subunit translates to MTAKSLMKSKSITSNKSILSAPSLWMIDNPIASSLLTFSIIILGLLSFNSINQESSPSFQINEILIETSYPGATPKDIEQGIILSIEHQLRDNPNIDRISANAYEGSAEIIVELIEGVNPDTILSQVKNSIEGINSFPVEMENPTITFVEELDSIVEIGLHGNVSELLLYREASQLKQAMLDALDLAKIDIQGARSPEIVIELNQVKLRQYQLTLAQVLSKVKTSVTDVPAGSINTQGGEILIRTLGRKELSEQFSDITIITDDSGNSVTLADIATISDSFQGQIRPFKVNSDAGLELKVYQNKNSKPIEISKEINAFITDYQSEIPAGLTLTILQDQSDPFSQRINLLISNGLIGMLLVILVLSIFLDLRLAFWVSMGIPISIIGTLGLMPLLDIPINMITLFAFIITLGILVDDAVIVAENIYLKIQQGITMNIALKDGVKEMTLPVVFSVTTNIIAFIPLLYVPGELGVMYKPMTLLIFAIFTVSLIEALLILPLHLRHIDKPMRFRVISNVQAHCFKRFDHLKTAIYAKWLRTSCNNPVTIIIIFLSLATLVFSWVYSGRVDSSFVPKIESTRIDAEVEFPTGAPLKNKIDIINYIEAAGIKAIESLNGQDDYKFRMQDIGSSSGSSTFMIVTDDQRNFTAKEFVDAWRINIGEVPGVKSIFFDYQVGPGGGKELVIELGHKDADILTLAAKELMNGLNRISGVTDIDSALMDGKLQYNLTPTPLGKSLGFNSDNLGELIRLRFFGGEAIRQIVAGDEVKVRVMMQRSQQYYANQLNRLIITAPNGDSVELSQVASITTTKAATSINRVDGIQLVEVTASILRQVASASLILKTIEEDLLSNLSAKYPELEVELGGEARIESKVNAEIIKGIGLAFALIFAMLAIIFRSYLDAILVLLIIPFCLAAAMLGHIVMGYSFSVMSLFGMIALSGLVINGSFVMLLKVKALRKEGMGHKEAVIEAALNRFRPVVLTAVTTAAGLFPMLFETSTQALYLVPMVISLSFGSVFSIATILLLSPAMFTLSEQFKVNNEKTESLTKSTINTSKVRAFG, encoded by the coding sequence ATGACAGCAAAGAGCTTAATGAAAAGCAAGAGCATAACGTCAAATAAAAGCATACTGTCAGCTCCTTCACTTTGGATGATTGATAACCCTATAGCCTCAAGCTTATTAACCTTTTCGATTATTATTCTTGGCTTACTGTCGTTTAATAGTATTAACCAAGAGAGTAGCCCTTCGTTTCAGATTAATGAAATTTTAATCGAAACAAGTTACCCGGGTGCCACGCCAAAAGATATCGAACAAGGTATCATTTTAAGCATTGAACATCAGTTAAGAGACAATCCTAATATTGACCGAATAAGCGCCAATGCCTACGAAGGCTCAGCTGAAATCATAGTAGAGTTAATTGAAGGCGTTAACCCTGACACTATATTGTCGCAAGTTAAAAACAGTATCGAGGGCATAAATAGCTTCCCCGTTGAAATGGAAAATCCAACGATTACCTTTGTTGAGGAGCTTGACAGTATTGTTGAAATTGGACTGCATGGTAATGTATCAGAATTGCTGCTCTACCGTGAAGCCTCACAACTAAAACAAGCGATGTTAGACGCACTTGATTTAGCAAAAATTGACATCCAAGGTGCACGTTCCCCTGAAATAGTCATTGAACTTAATCAAGTAAAATTACGTCAATATCAGCTCACTTTAGCGCAAGTTTTATCTAAAGTGAAAACATCGGTGACCGATGTACCTGCTGGAAGTATTAATACGCAAGGTGGTGAAATTTTAATTCGAACCTTGGGTCGAAAAGAATTATCCGAGCAGTTTTCAGACATAACTATCATTACTGACGACAGTGGCAATAGCGTGACACTCGCTGACATTGCAACCATTAGCGATAGCTTTCAAGGGCAAATAAGACCGTTTAAAGTCAATAGTGACGCAGGATTAGAGCTAAAGGTTTATCAAAATAAAAACAGTAAACCAATAGAGATAAGTAAAGAAATTAACGCATTTATTACGGACTATCAATCAGAAATACCCGCAGGATTAACGTTAACCATACTGCAAGATCAGTCGGATCCTTTTAGTCAACGTATTAACTTGTTAATTAGTAACGGTCTTATTGGCATGTTGTTGGTTATCTTAGTGCTATCCATTTTTCTTGATTTAAGATTAGCTTTTTGGGTAAGCATGGGCATACCTATTTCGATTATCGGCACCTTAGGACTTATGCCATTACTGGATATTCCTATCAATATGATCACCCTCTTTGCTTTTATCATTACCTTAGGAATACTGGTTGATGATGCGGTAATTGTTGCTGAAAACATTTACCTGAAAATACAGCAAGGTATTACGATGAATATTGCTCTTAAAGATGGTGTGAAAGAGATGACTTTACCTGTGGTATTTTCAGTGACAACTAACATTATTGCGTTTATCCCTTTGCTGTATGTACCGGGTGAACTTGGTGTTATGTATAAACCCATGACCTTACTCATTTTCGCCATTTTTACTGTCTCGCTTATCGAAGCCTTATTGATTCTACCCCTTCATTTACGACATATTGACAAGCCAATGCGTTTTCGCGTTATATCTAACGTTCAAGCTCATTGCTTTAAGCGTTTCGATCACCTTAAAACAGCCATTTATGCTAAGTGGTTAAGAACCAGTTGTAATAACCCTGTTACGATAATTATCATCTTCTTATCACTGGCTACACTGGTTTTCTCGTGGGTTTATAGTGGCCGAGTTGATTCAAGCTTTGTGCCTAAAATTGAATCTACACGAATAGATGCCGAGGTTGAATTTCCAACGGGCGCGCCGTTAAAAAATAAAATCGACATTATTAATTATATTGAAGCGGCAGGTATAAAAGCTATTGAGAGCTTAAACGGGCAAGACGATTATAAGTTTCGCATGCAAGATATTGGCTCAAGCAGTGGTTCGTCAACTTTTATGATTGTTACAGATGATCAACGCAACTTTACCGCTAAAGAGTTTGTCGATGCTTGGCGGATAAATATTGGTGAAGTACCTGGCGTTAAATCAATTTTCTTTGATTATCAAGTTGGTCCAGGTGGCGGCAAAGAACTGGTAATAGAATTGGGCCATAAAGATGCTGATATATTAACCCTTGCTGCCAAGGAGTTAATGAACGGACTCAATAGAATATCAGGCGTAACTGACATTGATAGCGCTTTGATGGATGGCAAACTCCAATACAACCTTACGCCAACACCGTTAGGAAAAAGTCTTGGTTTTAACAGTGACAATTTAGGTGAATTGATTCGTTTACGCTTTTTTGGTGGCGAAGCCATTCGACAAATAGTGGCGGGCGACGAAGTAAAAGTAAGAGTGATGATGCAAAGAAGTCAGCAGTATTATGCCAATCAACTCAACCGATTAATCATTACGGCGCCTAATGGCGACAGTGTAGAATTAAGCCAAGTTGCCAGTATTACCACCACTAAAGCAGCCACAAGCATTAACCGTGTTGACGGCATTCAGTTAGTGGAAGTTACCGCCAGTATATTACGACAAGTAGCCAGTGCCTCGTTGATACTCAAAACGATTGAAGAAGACTTACTGAGCAATTTAAGCGCTAAATACCCAGAGCTTGAGGTAGAACTTGGCGGTGAGGCTCGAATTGAATCTAAAGTTAATGCGGAAATAATAAAAGGCATAGGCCTAGCATTCGCGCTTATTTTTGCCATGTTAGCGATAATATTTCGCAGCTATCTGGACGCTATTTTAGTACTACTTATTATTCCCTTTTGTTTGGCAGCCGCTATGTTAGGGCATATTGTGATGGGTTATTCGTTTAGCGTGATGAGCTTATTTGGCATGATTGCGCTTTCTGGTTTAGTTATTAATGGCTCATTCGTTATGTTGCTTAAAGTTAAAGCCTTGAGAAAGGAAGGTATGGGTCATAAAGAGGCGGTAATTGAAGCTGCTTTGAATCGCTTTCGCCCTGTGGTACTAACAGCAGTAACCACTGCAGCGGGTTTATTTCCTATGCTGTTTGAAACATCAACACAGGCATTATATTTAGTGCCGATGGTCATTAGTTTAAGTTTTGGTTCAGTATTCTCTATTGCCACAATTTTGTTGTTAAGCCCGGCAATGTTTACGTTATCAGAGCAATTTAAAGTCAATAATGAAAAAACTGAATCACTAACCAAGTCGACTATAAATACCTCGAAGGTAAGAGCATTCGGTTAG
- a CDS encoding efflux RND transporter periplasmic adaptor subunit, protein MQHFIFKPWTAIIALVAVISSAAILATSPTQELSAQTEKVLSVSVIDVLPQVFTPSYQAFGKIESPHLLSLTAQVEGEITYINKAFIEGAHLLKGEIIYQIDGSDYRHKLKQRNSELKIAQANLQLELGEQKVAEREYQQISADFSGENIILQKSLMLRQPQLETAKANVTIAQSNVNLAKKNLQRCVVVSSENYTVLTKTIYQGSFVNKGDNLGELAQLSILRVSLAVPRDIATVLSINQVVNISAESNNSHQALVSQLSPNLHDNSQLQQVYLSIINPEKPFILGEFITADLTLTPQKNTLKIPLSAIDDSVFWVVNEDNKLSAKAAKIIWQNESYAIINNNIAKGESIVTSAIAGAQEGMLANIVTGVL, encoded by the coding sequence ATGCAACATTTCATTTTTAAGCCATGGACGGCAATCATCGCCTTGGTCGCAGTTATTAGCTCTGCCGCTATTTTAGCAACATCACCAACCCAAGAGTTGTCCGCACAAACGGAAAAGGTATTATCGGTAAGTGTTATTGATGTTTTACCACAAGTATTTACGCCAAGTTATCAAGCTTTTGGAAAAATTGAGTCGCCTCACCTATTATCATTGACGGCTCAAGTTGAAGGAGAAATAACGTATATTAATAAAGCATTTATTGAGGGAGCCCACCTTTTAAAAGGCGAAATAATTTATCAAATAGATGGCAGTGACTATCGACATAAGTTAAAGCAACGGAACAGCGAATTAAAAATCGCTCAAGCGAACTTACAGTTAGAACTTGGTGAGCAAAAGGTTGCAGAAAGAGAGTATCAGCAAATTAGTGCTGATTTCAGTGGTGAAAACATCATTTTGCAAAAGTCACTGATGTTGCGTCAACCACAATTAGAAACAGCAAAAGCAAATGTTACTATCGCACAAAGCAATGTGAATCTTGCTAAAAAAAATCTGCAAAGGTGTGTTGTCGTCAGCAGTGAAAACTATACCGTATTAACGAAAACGATTTATCAAGGAAGTTTTGTTAACAAAGGCGATAATTTGGGAGAATTGGCGCAACTTTCAATATTACGGGTTTCACTCGCTGTTCCCAGAGATATCGCGACAGTGTTAAGCATAAACCAAGTCGTTAATATTTCAGCTGAGAGTAATAACAGTCATCAAGCATTGGTATCACAATTATCGCCTAACTTGCATGATAATAGCCAATTGCAACAAGTTTACCTGAGCATAATAAACCCAGAAAAACCCTTCATCTTGGGAGAGTTCATTACTGCCGACTTAACATTAACACCACAAAAAAACACGTTAAAAATACCGCTTAGCGCGATTGACGATAGTGTTTTCTGGGTTGTAAACGAAGACAATAAACTATCGGCAAAAGCTGCAAAAATTATTTGGCAAAACGAGAGCTATGCCATTATTAATAACAATATAGCCAAAGGTGAATCAATCGTTACCAGTGCAATTGCAGGTGCACAAGAAGGCATGCTAGCAAATATCGTGACGGGAGTTTTGTAA
- a CDS encoding energy transducer TonB, whose protein sequence is MNWQAKPIATIVTGLTCALYFNVIFCEEIERGGRKNHQSLQVVDMKLTFASPLANKNTKNNQQSPSPEVLHKPPEPIHKTPVLKAVATIKKQVKHLVSVSVQKPVPVKKVEIELAKNNNNTKPNENDVEKNNEATTIENSSELSHPPSLVKSTNSVERKPSTGVESALQLYMTQVRDYIAKHKRYPKEAKIRRHQGRVSISFIIDADGRVSESKIVKSCKSRYINKSVKVLLSKLRFKVAPKTIRHQFPKTILLEVNYQFS, encoded by the coding sequence ATGAACTGGCAAGCAAAGCCTATCGCGACAATAGTGACAGGATTAACTTGTGCGCTGTATTTTAACGTGATTTTTTGCGAAGAAATAGAAAGAGGCGGTAGAAAAAATCATCAAAGCTTGCAAGTAGTTGATATGAAATTGACCTTTGCAAGTCCGCTGGCAAATAAAAACACAAAAAACAATCAACAAAGCCCATCACCCGAAGTGTTGCACAAACCCCCAGAGCCAATTCATAAAACGCCTGTACTTAAAGCTGTGGCCACAATTAAAAAACAGGTGAAACACTTAGTTTCCGTATCGGTACAAAAACCTGTACCTGTAAAAAAGGTCGAGATAGAGCTGGCGAAGAATAATAACAATACAAAACCTAATGAAAATGATGTCGAAAAAAATAACGAAGCTACAACGATTGAAAATAGTAGCGAGTTATCGCATCCCCCCTCTCTCGTTAAAAGTACCAATAGTGTTGAAAGGAAGCCAAGTACTGGCGTGGAATCAGCTTTGCAGTTATACATGACGCAAGTGCGTGATTATATTGCTAAACACAAGCGATATCCTAAAGAAGCTAAAATTAGAAGACACCAAGGAAGAGTGAGCATCAGCTTTATTATTGATGCCGATGGGCGGGTATCGGAATCTAAAATAGTTAAGTCTTGCAAGAGTCGTTACATTAATAAAAGCGTTAAAGTATTACTTTCAAAACTCAGATTTAAAGTAGCACCGAAGACAATAAGACATCAATTTCCTAAGACTATTTTATTGGAAGTAAATTATCAATTTAGCTAA
- a CDS encoding biopolymer transporter ExbD: MNLLAMKLTKTVIGNPVIEPMLPLINIIFLLLIFFMVSAHIATPITGITLPNQSKENPLEHQNSSQDKWLFVSKDGELTYQKNTMDIKTLATKFNDIEELSLLADSEITTGMLEKTAKELSKAGVKNIKLVTQLSLPKKQDES; the protein is encoded by the coding sequence GTGAATTTATTGGCTATGAAGTTAACTAAAACAGTAATAGGGAATCCGGTAATAGAACCGATGTTACCGCTGATCAACATTATATTCTTATTGCTGATATTTTTTATGGTATCTGCGCATATTGCGACGCCCATTACTGGGATTACGCTCCCCAACCAGTCAAAGGAAAATCCATTAGAGCACCAAAACAGTTCACAAGATAAGTGGCTTTTTGTCAGTAAAGACGGTGAATTAACTTATCAAAAAAACACCATGGACATCAAAACTTTAGCGACAAAGTTCAACGATATAGAAGAGCTTTCATTATTGGCAGACAGTGAGATAACGACAGGAATGTTAGAAAAAACAGCCAAAGAGCTCAGTAAAGCGGGAGTTAAAAACATCAAACTAGTCACACAGCTATCGCTGCCGAAAAAACAGGATGAGTCATGA
- a CDS encoding ExbD/TolR family protein yields the protein MKLSVKPKISPIVSLTPLIDVVFILLIFFMLVSQFMQLQKQSIPLGTMGQASTAAQDSVSIDIIKNEDATAISYRVNRSAMTFLQLASYLQKNKVYKVLLKPAANIKLQTFINVKESLSNLGIRKINSEFIGYEVN from the coding sequence ATGAAACTATCAGTAAAACCTAAAATATCGCCCATAGTCAGCTTAACACCATTGATTGATGTGGTATTTATTTTACTGATTTTCTTTATGTTAGTCAGTCAGTTTATGCAACTACAAAAACAGAGCATTCCCTTAGGCACGATGGGACAAGCATCTACCGCAGCACAGGATAGTGTAAGTATTGACATCATCAAGAATGAAGATGCAACGGCTATAAGCTATCGCGTTAATCGTAGTGCGATGACCTTTTTACAACTAGCGTCATATTTGCAGAAAAATAAGGTTTATAAAGTGTTACTGAAGCCAGCCGCGAATATAAAACTGCAAACGTTTATTAACGTCAAAGAAAGCTTATCTAATTTAGGTATAAGAAAAATTAACAGTGAATTTATTGGCTATGAAGTTAACTAA
- a CDS encoding MotA/TolQ/ExbB proton channel family protein gives MVPQWLEQGGWSLWVLIALSIISVSIASYKLAQFIWFGVANNRFYALWLEKLTNNALSASYRKKHSDTYLLNQITNHGLAQSKAHQNKDDFEVVMEQYATNKIEEMRGGLKTLEVISMTAPLLGLLGTVLGMINAFDQMKNSGMQIDPSILSAGISQALLTTAAGLIVALPALSLWHLYERMLAKAQRQIETVLTEISIRTQW, from the coding sequence ATGGTCCCTCAATGGTTAGAACAAGGAGGCTGGAGCTTATGGGTATTAATCGCACTGTCCATTATTTCAGTGTCAATCGCGAGTTATAAACTTGCACAGTTCATCTGGTTTGGTGTCGCTAATAATCGCTTTTATGCGCTATGGTTAGAAAAATTGACTAACAATGCACTGTCGGCCAGTTATCGAAAAAAGCACAGTGACACTTATTTACTTAACCAAATTACAAATCATGGGCTTGCTCAGTCAAAAGCTCATCAAAATAAAGATGACTTTGAAGTAGTGATGGAACAATACGCTACCAATAAAATTGAAGAAATGCGTGGCGGATTAAAAACCCTCGAAGTTATCAGCATGACAGCTCCGTTACTTGGCCTTTTAGGTACAGTTTTAGGGATGATAAATGCTTTTGACCAGATGAAAAACTCAGGTATGCAAATTGACCCAAGCATTCTATCTGCTGGTATATCTCAAGCCCTGTTAACAACTGCAGCAGGACTCATTGTGGCATTACCGGCGCTATCACTTTGGCATCTTTATGAGCGCATGCTAGCTAAGGCACAACGTCAAATTGAAACGGTATTAACAGAAATATCAATCAGAACACAATGGTAA
- a CDS encoding response regulator transcription factor has translation MILLIENDMQYAESIGNFLAEHNTELDYAFNGISAFELASLNKYDVIIISYEIVKLHSLTLCHRIRNELFVSTPIIFLGEKHDTQNKIAAFKAGADDFINKPISYEELHCRIKALSLRGPRRDIGKQTVAKLQIDYNLRTVTCDETTVKLHFLQMNILKVLVQHYPNTVSRQMLEQEIWGEESPASSPLRTHIYRLRMAMEKPFRQPIIDTVYGQGYHLAHPF, from the coding sequence ATGATCCTATTAATTGAAAACGACATGCAATACGCTGAATCTATTGGCAACTTCTTAGCTGAACACAACACTGAACTTGACTATGCCTTCAATGGGATCTCTGCTTTTGAATTAGCATCATTAAATAAATATGACGTTATTATCATTAGTTACGAGATTGTTAAACTACACTCTCTCACTCTATGTCACAGGATCAGAAACGAACTTTTTGTTAGCACACCCATTATATTCTTGGGTGAAAAACATGACACTCAGAACAAAATTGCTGCATTTAAAGCTGGTGCCGATGATTTTATAAACAAACCAATATCCTATGAAGAGCTGCATTGTCGTATTAAGGCGTTGTCACTTCGTGGGCCTCGCAGAGATATTGGTAAACAAACCGTAGCTAAACTTCAAATTGACTATAACTTAAGAACTGTCACCTGCGATGAAACCACAGTAAAACTTCATTTTCTACAGATGAATATCTTAAAGGTGTTAGTGCAGCATTATCCCAATACCGTATCACGACAAATGCTTGAACAAGAGATATGGGGTGAAGAGTCTCCCGCAAGCTCTCCTCTTAGGACACATATTTATCGTTTACGCATGGCAATGGAAAAACCTTTTCGCCAACCAATAATCGACACTGTTTATGGTCAAGGATATCACCTAGCTCACCCCTTTTAG
- a CDS encoding PepSY-associated TM helix domain-containing protein translates to MKIKNKHLRKLHVYCSLICCTLLLVFSLTGISLNHRVMFEAEPKQSTSQYVIEKEDVQSIQLLLRELPLALNTKELEQLILNKELSLPSPGKRLELYIEDKQLFIERSDFGLVSQLNELHQGRYTSIRWKIISDVTAVVFIFIAITGVWLSLRDHKKRRNYLLFLSLSLATFILLME, encoded by the coding sequence ATGAAAATAAAGAACAAACACCTTCGGAAATTGCATGTCTATTGCTCTTTAATTTGCTGTACTTTGCTATTAGTTTTTTCATTGACGGGAATTAGCTTGAATCATCGGGTGATGTTTGAAGCAGAGCCCAAACAAAGTACTAGTCAATATGTCATCGAGAAGGAGGATGTGCAAAGCATTCAACTTCTCTTACGCGAATTGCCTTTAGCTTTAAATACGAAAGAACTTGAGCAGTTGATATTGAACAAAGAGCTTTCTTTACCCAGTCCAGGTAAAAGACTTGAGTTATATATCGAAGACAAACAGTTATTTATCGAAAGGAGTGATTTTGGTTTAGTGAGTCAACTGAACGAGTTGCATCAAGGTCGCTATACTAGTATTCGCTGGAAAATAATTTCAGATGTTACTGCCGTTGTCTTCATTTTTATTGCCATTACGGGAGTTTGGTTGAGTCTGAGAGACCATAAAAAACGTCGAAATTATCTTTTATTTTTATCGTTAAGCCTAGCGACTTTTATATTATTAATGGAGTAA
- a CDS encoding DUF2271 domain-containing protein encodes MNNSSANTEALFAQKLFVQIELTPFLTKHQPPYFALWLSNDKKQHKALVVIREKVKWLRDLKKFWRDIARENRSESDAVTSATNINKKFNYSYEIEGIWQYISLEVVRENGSRELIYFPLSSKDACIQGKVEIVVLCAQLAIND; translated from the coding sequence ATGAATAACTCTTCAGCCAACACGGAAGCCTTATTCGCACAGAAGTTGTTTGTTCAAATTGAGCTAACTCCTTTTCTAACAAAACATCAGCCTCCTTATTTTGCGCTGTGGTTAAGTAATGATAAAAAGCAGCATAAAGCACTCGTTGTAATCAGAGAGAAGGTCAAATGGTTAAGGGATTTAAAAAAATTCTGGCGTGATATTGCGCGTGAAAATAGAAGTGAGAGTGATGCTGTTACCAGTGCAACAAATATAAATAAGAAATTTAATTATAGCTATGAAATAGAAGGTATTTGGCAATATATATCGCTAGAAGTTGTGCGTGAAAATGGCAGCAGAGAGTTAATATATTTTCCTCTATCCTCAAAGGATGCATGTATTCAGGGAAAAGTAGAAATAGTCGTGCTTTGCGCTCAGTTAGCCATTAACGACTAG
- a CDS encoding DUF4198 domain-containing protein: protein MNKTLLASALLSTCFSLQAHDIWIKADTHEINNDEQSVFALDVSRSAQAYIAEANHGIKSLQMSSPNGQSKKIIADYSGKVKEVFEVEFNEAGTYHFESPMTQVFLSFYFDEAGKKHKIRMPKTDYHTLPKGSKPEKTVEKQIITETYVSYNGFSDVKQTSKDGLQIVLMQHPNKLRAGEPLSFTLTYNGQPIPEAEVALKSLNEFYYQDSDKIEVDITSKDKGQVTFNPKHPGRYLLGVEYGLPLKNNVKADFRSIEKFLTFEITQ from the coding sequence ATGAATAAAACTTTACTAGCAAGCGCTTTATTATCTACCTGTTTTTCACTACAAGCTCATGATATTTGGATAAAAGCAGATACTCATGAAATAAACAATGATGAACAGAGCGTTTTTGCATTAGACGTATCTCGCTCTGCTCAAGCCTACATTGCAGAAGCGAATCATGGTATTAAATCTCTTCAAATGAGTTCACCGAACGGGCAATCTAAAAAAATTATTGCTGATTATTCAGGTAAGGTTAAAGAAGTTTTTGAAGTAGAGTTCAATGAAGCGGGTACTTATCACTTTGAAAGTCCAATGACACAAGTTTTTCTTTCTTTTTATTTTGATGAAGCAGGTAAAAAGCATAAAATTCGTATGCCAAAAACAGACTATCACACCTTACCTAAAGGCTCTAAACCTGAAAAAACAGTAGAAAAGCAAATTATCACCGAAACATACGTAAGCTATAACGGCTTTAGTGACGTAAAACAAACCAGTAAAGATGGTTTGCAAATCGTATTAATGCAGCACCCTAACAAATTAAGGGCGGGTGAGCCATTAAGCTTTACCTTAACTTATAATGGTCAACCTATCCCTGAAGCTGAAGTTGCGCTGAAAAGCCTGAATGAATTTTATTACCAAGACAGTGATAAAATTGAAGTGGACATAACATCAAAAGACAAAGGTCAGGTAACGTTTAATCCTAAACATCCAGGACGTTATTTATTAGGTGTTGAATATGGTTTACCCTTAAAAAACAATGTAAAAGCAGACTTTAGATCTATTGAAAAATTTTTAACTTTTGAAATTACTCAGTAA